In the genome of Pongo pygmaeus isolate AG05252 chromosome 9, NHGRI_mPonPyg2-v2.0_pri, whole genome shotgun sequence, one region contains:
- the LOC129008675 gene encoding LOW QUALITY PROTEIN: olfactory receptor 52D1-like (The sequence of the model RefSeq protein was modified relative to this genomic sequence to represent the inferred CDS: inserted 1 base in 1 codon): MATSAGINLRDCKGLLCHGDWTIYWNYEKMYKKAALQRKTKICLFSTPHPSPVTFLLMGIPGLEHLHAWIGIPFCSMYMVALVGNVTILAMVKAERSLHQPMFLFLCMLSVTDLVLSTSTLPRMLCLFWLGVHDIAFDACLAQMFFIHSFTAMESGFFLAMAIDRYVAICDPLRHATILTHSCITIMGIIVVCCGVAFFSPHPILLKQLPYCRTRIIAHTYCEFMAVVKLVCMDIAATKSYSLSMASIIGSCDVILIAVSYAFILSSVFHLPSREASFKALGTCGSHVCVILVFYSTAGFSIFIHXFGKNVPAHVHIFVANMYLLIPPFLNPIVYGVRTKKIREHVLKVLRVKAA; the protein is encoded by the exons ATGGCTACATCTGCAGGCATAAACCTGCGAGACTGCAAAG GGCTTCTCTGTCATGGAGACTGGACTATCTACTGGAACTATGAGAAGATGTATAAGAAAGCTGCTTTA caaaggaaaacaaaaatatgccTCTTCTCAACACCTCATCCCTCTCCTGTCACCTTCTTGCTGATGGGCATCCCAGGACTAGAGCATCTGCATGCCTGGATTGGgattcctttctgctccatgtACATGGTGGCCTTGGTGGGGAATGTGACCATCCTGGCCATGGTGAAGGCAGAGAGAAGCCTCCATCAGCCTATGTTCCTGTTTCTGTGCATGCTGTCAGTCACTGACCTGGTCCTCTCCACATCCACACTGCCCCGCATGCTCTGTCTGTTCTGGCTCGGAGTTCATGACATTGCCTTTGATGCTTGCCTGGCCCAAATGTTCTTCATCCACAGCTTTACTGCCATGGAATCGGGCTTCTTCCTGGCCATGGCCATTGACCGCTATGTGGCCATCTGTGACCCACTGCGCCACGCCACCATTCTCACACACAGTTGTATAACTATAATGGGTATCATTGTTGTGTGTTGCGGGGTagctttcttttctccacatcccatCCTGCTTAAACAGCTGCCCTACTGCAGAACACGAATCATTGCCCACACCTACTGTGAGTTCATGGCTGTGGTGAAGCTGGTGTGTATGGACATAGCTGCTACCAAAAGCTATAGCCTCAGTATGGCTTCTATCATTGGCTCATGTGATGTCATTCTCATTGCTGTATCCTATGCCTTCATCCTGAGCTCTGTATTCCACCTGCCATCTCGAGAAGCTAGCTTCAAGGCTTTGGGCACGTGTGGCTCCCACGTCTGTGTCATCCTTGTTTTCTATTCCACAGCTGGGTTTTCAATTTTCATTC CGTTTGGGAAAAACGTGCCAGCACATGTTCATATTTTCGTTGCAAATATGTACCTTTTGATTCCCCCTTTTCTCAACCCCATTGTGTATGGAGTAAGGACCAAGAAAATACGGGAACATGTTCTTAAGGTGCTAAGGGTCAAAGCTGCTTGA